In Ursus arctos isolate Adak ecotype North America unplaced genomic scaffold, UrsArc2.0 scaffold_3, whole genome shotgun sequence, one DNA window encodes the following:
- the LOC113262545 gene encoding retinitis pigmentosa 9 protein homolog isoform X2, with amino-acid sequence MKLFGSESTLHKYSRCEIIKHDSGLQEIIIFFNLTCYFYYFRKSCLILCFASFHKAFKEDETKPEDCIPDVPGNEHAREFLAHAPTKGLWMPLGKEVKVMQCWRCKRYGHRTGDKECPFFIKGNQKLEQFRVAHEDPMYDIIRENKRHEKDVRIQQLKQLLEDSTSDEDGSSSSSSACKEKHKKKKKKEKHKKRKKEKKKKKKRKHKSSKSNESSDSD; translated from the exons ATGAAGTTATTTGGTAGTGAAAGCACACTTCATAAATACAGCAGGTGTGAGATTATAAAGCATGACAGTGGCCTCCAAGAGATAatcatcttttttaatttaacatgttatttttattatttcaggaAATCTTGCTTAATTCTATGCTTTGCTTCATTCCACAAGGCTTTTAAG gaAGATGAGACTAAGCCAGAAGACTGTATACCAGATGTACCAGGGAACGAACATGCCAGGGAATTTCTGGCTCACGCACCAACGAAAGGACTTTGGATGCCCCTGGGGAAAGAAGTCAAAGTTATGCAGT gtTGGCGTTGTAAACGGTATGGTCACCGAACAGGCGACAAAGAATGCCCTTTCTTTATCAAAGGCAACCAAAAGTTAGAACAGTTCAGAGTA GCACATGAAGATCCCATGTATGACATCATACGAGAGAATAAAAGACATGAGAAGGATGTAAG GATACAGCAGTTGAAACAGTTACTGGAGGATTCTACCTCCGATGAGGATGGGAGCAGTTCCAGTTCCTCAGCATGTAaagagaaacacaagaaaaagaagaagaaagaaaagcataagaaaaggaagaaagaaaagaagaagaagaagaaacgaAAGCATAAGTCTTCCAAGTCGAATGAGAGTTCAGACTCGGACTGA